A DNA window from Thermodesulfobacteriota bacterium contains the following coding sequences:
- the dsrA gene encoding dissimilatory-type sulfite reductase subunit alpha: protein MAKHKTPMLDELEKGRWPSFVSDIKQEAENRGKTSVELHAPKEACDDLLGLLELTYKDKVVHWKHGGIVGVFGYGGGVIGRYCDQPDQFPGVRDFHTMRVNQPSSKFYSTEFLRQLCDLWERRGSGLTNMHGSTGDIILLGTTTPQLEEIFWELTHDLNQDLGGSGSNLRTPSDCIGMARCEYACYDTMALCYDLTMEYQDELHRPAFPYKFKFKFDGCPNGCVASIARADMSVIGTWRDDIRIDQGAVREYVGGEFKPNAGAHSGRDWGTFDIQKEVIGLCPTQCMEWDGKKLKIDNKECTRCMHCINVMPRALRIGQDTGASILFGAKAPILEGAQMSTLTVPFMKIEEPYDELKDLIEKVWDFWSEEGKNRERLGEMIQRVGFQKFLEVLEIEPDPRMIQEPRSNPYIFWKEEDVPGGWDRDIKEFRKKHQR from the coding sequence ATGGCAAAACATAAAACTCCTATGCTCGATGAGCTAGAGAAGGGAAGGTGGCCAAGTTTTGTCTCTGATATTAAGCAGGAGGCAGAGAATAGGGGAAAGACCAGTGTTGAATTACATGCCCCAAAGGAGGCTTGTGATGATCTACTAGGTCTTCTTGAACTTACTTACAAAGACAAGGTAGTCCACTGGAAACACGGTGGAATTGTTGGCGTTTTTGGATACGGCGGTGGTGTAATAGGCAGATATTGCGACCAGCCTGACCAATTCCCCGGGGTGAGAGATTTTCATACAATGCGTGTCAACCAACCTTCAAGTAAGTTTTATTCCACTGAATTTTTGAGGCAACTTTGTGATTTATGGGAGAGACGCGGTAGTGGTCTTACCAACATGCACGGTTCTACAGGTGATATAATATTGCTTGGGACTACAACACCGCAGTTGGAAGAGATCTTTTGGGAGCTTACCCATGACCTTAATCAGGACCTTGGTGGTTCGGGTTCCAACCTTAGAACTCCGTCGGACTGTATAGGGATGGCTCGCTGTGAATATGCCTGCTACGATACTATGGCTTTGTGTTACGACCTGACTATGGAGTATCAAGACGAGCTGCACAGGCCTGCATTTCCGTATAAATTCAAATTTAAGTTTGATGGCTGCCCCAATGGTTGCGTGGCATCTATAGCAAGAGCTGACATGTCGGTTATAGGAACATGGCGGGATGACATCCGTATCGATCAGGGGGCTGTGAGGGAATATGTTGGCGGTGAGTTTAAACCTAATGCAGGTGCCCATTCAGGACGCGACTGGGGAACCTTCGATATCCAAAAAGAGGTGATAGGTCTCTGCCCAACCCAGTGTATGGAGTGGGATGGAAAGAAACTTAAGATCGATAATAAAGAATGCACCCGCTGTATGCATTGTATCAATGTAATGCCCAGGGCACTGAGAATTGGCCAGGATACAGGAGCATCTATACTCTTTGGCGCAAAAGCCCCGATCCTGGAGGGTGCCCAGATGTCCACTTTGACTGTCCCATTCATGAAGATAGAAGAACCATATGATGAGCTAAAAGATCTGATCGAGAAGGTTTGGGACTTTTGGTCTGAAGAGGGTAAAAACAGAGAGCGTCTTGGTGAGATGATCCAGAGAGTTGGTTTCCAGAAGTTTTTAGAGGTATTAGAAATTGAGCCAGACCCTCGAATGATCCAGGAACCAAGATCGAACCCTTACATCTTCTGGAAGGAAGAGGATGTTCCAGGGGGATGGGACAGGGATATTAAAGAATTCAGGAAAAAACACCAGAGATAG
- a CDS encoding tetratricopeptide repeat protein, giving the protein MSEELLLEGYVKDLRHRLIENPGCALTHYNLGIALIKQHKWDEAISEFEEAIDESPSMVEAYINLSGIYFQKGEIEKGIDTCKKVIELRSDFAIPYGNLGFAYLQKGEVEKAIDMLQVAVKKDPKFVQALSTLGSAYLRQGNIEESIKCSKKAIDIAPNFAVAHNNLAIAYFEKGEFKKAEEHYNKAAEFGFDVHPDLLKELKAYRSL; this is encoded by the coding sequence ATGAGTGAAGAGTTACTCTTAGAAGGTTATGTGAAAGATCTCAGGCATAGGTTAATTGAGAACCCGGGTTGTGCGCTTACCCATTACAACTTAGGGATCGCGCTTATAAAGCAGCATAAATGGGATGAAGCAATATCCGAATTTGAAGAGGCTATAGATGAAAGCCCTAGCATGGTAGAGGCATACATCAACTTGAGTGGGATATATTTCCAAAAGGGAGAAATTGAGAAGGGTATCGATACCTGTAAGAAGGTTATAGAGTTAAGGTCTGATTTTGCCATTCCTTATGGTAACCTGGGATTCGCCTATTTGCAGAAAGGGGAAGTAGAAAAGGCAATTGATATGCTCCAGGTGGCAGTTAAAAAAGACCCAAAATTTGTTCAGGCTCTGAGTACCCTTGGAAGTGCCTATCTCAGGCAGGGAAACATTGAAGAAAGTATTAAGTGTAGTAAGAAGGCTATCGATATTGCCCCTAACTTTGCAGTCGCACATAATAACCTGGCCATTGCCTACTTCGAAAAAGGGGAATTCAAAAAGGCAGAGGAACATTACAATAAGGCGGCAGAGTTTGGTTTTGATGTACACCCGGATCTCTTGAAAGAATTGAAAGCGTATCGTTCTTTATAA
- a CDS encoding 4Fe-4S binding protein, with translation MVRILIDEEKCNCCGLCVDVCPNEILIKRKYGCAPLITGGECFGCENCIVVCETGALSIIGESGEFSRDVEQEY, from the coding sequence ATGGTTCGGATTCTTATAGATGAAGAAAAGTGTAATTGTTGTGGGTTATGCGTGGACGTTTGCCCCAATGAGATACTGATTAAAAGAAAGTATGGTTGTGCTCCCCTGATAACTGGGGGGGAATGCTTCGGATGTGAGAACTGTATAGTAGTATGTGAGACAGGGGCATTGAGCATTATTGGGGAGAGTGGTGAATTTTCAAGGGATGTAGAGCAGGAATATTGA